TCAATGCCATGTGCGTCGATTTCGTTGAACGCTTCGGCCAGCGCAGCACTATCGGTTGGGAACAATTCGTCCCACACCGTGGATGTCCCGAACGAATCGATGATTTCCAGTATCCAGCCATTGCGGCTCTCGCTTTCGGATCGATAGATGTGCACGTCGACAGAGGTGCCACCGTGAGTGACACGCGTGGAGAGCGGGGATAGCGCAAGCGGGTGAAACGCATCTTCCGTTGTTGGGCCTAGCGAATCGACGAGAAACAGGTCTTCATACTCGTTCTCGTCTTGCTCGTCCGAATCGCTACGCGCAGTCTGCCGGCTTGTCGCCGCTTTCGGTATTGAAATTACCGAGATCATATGCGGGCGCTCACCCCGTTCCATCAATTCTCGGCGATTCTCGCACCAGTATCGATGGATATTGAGTGCGGATGCCTTGAGCAAGTTTGTAAACGACCGACGTTGCTCGATCGTGTAATCCCGCTGTACCAGATCCTGGTATCCGGATGCTGTACCGAACAACAGGATGATGTTAAACCAATCGGGGTGTAGTTCCATCAATGAATCCCAAGCCTTCCGGTCGATGTCTATGCCTTTGCAATAGCCCTCGCACCATTCGTCGAGAATGAGAATCTCTTCCGCCTTCCACTCGGTCGTGTGCAGTGGAGGCTCGAACAGATCGGGACATTGGCTCAGGGCGTTGTTGATGTCATTCCAGTACTGGATGATCAATCCAGTGACCTTGCGAGCCCGTCCTGCAGAAAGAAATCTGGCCTGACGAGTTGCGTGTCTTGCATCCCAAACCCACGGAAGGATCGCGCTCGGCATGATCATGTTCGGACCAGAGATGATCGCGGTCAGGAAGCCGTGCAACATGACGACATCCATCGCATCGTCGCAAACGGCATTGCTCGAAAGAAAGCGTTCGAGGAAATCAAAGTCTTCGTCAGTTAGAGGCTCGTCGAATTCGGAATCGAGATTCATGGTATTCCCACGGTGGTACACGGTAGACGCGATGCAGATCGCCTGTGCTGTCATTGTCGCTGACGTGCAACTCAATGCAGCGCTCGCACGCAATCATTTCGGCGAGCGGCGGGATGACGACATTTTATCCGATGGGGCGATGTGTGAATCGAGTTCGCTTGCACAACTAAATATGGTTCTACAGTAATCCAGCCATTTTTCGCTGGAAACCGCCGTCGGACAAGGCGGAGAGCCAAAAACCATCTCAAGTAAAGTTGGTCCTATCGCGCCCCCGGCCGTCAACTAAACATGGTTCTCTCTGAACGATTCACTTAAAGTTGGCCCTTAATGGCCAGACCTTTCAACGCAATAACCCTATCGAACGAGCAGCACTTCCCGCAAAGCTATGCAAGGGCCGCCAGTCTGGCAATAGAGCCCACTCTTACTCCTAGTGACGACGGCGCTCATTGCCTGAACGCCGTAGTACCGACTTTAGTTGAAATTTAGAACCGACTTTAGTTGCGTGAACGCGAGTTGACGGTCGGAACACCGACGAATTTCCATGCATCCCTATCGCTAACCCTTATTATCGATAGGGGTACATTTTTCGATGAAACTCCTGTTTCGGGAAACGTGCCACACCTGACGTGCCGCTCCCCGGCCATCACGTTGCCTATAATCTCCGGATGCCGAACGTTCCGTTGCCCCCGTCCTTTCCTGACACTGCGTCCCTGTCCGCGCTGCGCGCGTGGTACGCAGGCGTCGGCGCGCGCGAGGCGGTCGAACGTTATTGCCCGCAGGCGCTCGAAGGCGGCCAGTCTGCGCGCGGCGTGATCGGCCGGATTCGCCGGCAGCTTGCCGGTTTCGCCCTCAGCCGGCATCGTGCAGATCTGGCCCGGCTGTTCCAGTGCGCGGCGGGCGAACGGTCCCGTCACCGCAAGGCCGCGACCCGGGCGCTGGATATCCTACCAACGCTTGCGATCCCGCAACCGCAGGTGAGCGATGCGGTCGATGTCTGGCTGCCAGCCCGTGTTGTCCCCATGCTGCATCAGCATGGCATCCGGACGCTGGCTGATCTGACCGTGCGCATCCCTCGTCGGCAGCGCTGGTGGCGCACGATTGCCGGACTCGGCGTGCGCAGCGCACGTCATATTGAGGCCTTCTTTGCCTCCCACCCGGTACTTACCGAACGCGCCCGCGCGCTGATCGTGGTGGCGACGCCGGAACCCGTGGTGCCGTGGGAAAACATCCACGTGCCACATGACGTCGACGGCTCGCGTGGCGCCTTCCGCGCACCGAAGCCGATGTGCGCGCTCGAGGCCGATAACGACTATCAGGCGATCAGCGCCTGGCTCGACCGGCACGAAGCCGCCGAAACTCAGCGTGCCTATCGCCGGGAAGCCGAGCGCCTGCTGCTCTG
The DNA window shown above is from Paraburkholderia aromaticivorans and carries:
- a CDS encoding UPF0149 family protein; the protein is MNLDSEFDEPLTDEDFDFLERFLSSNAVCDDAMDVVMLHGFLTAIISGPNMIMPSAILPWVWDARHATRQARFLSAGRARKVTGLIIQYWNDINNALSQCPDLFEPPLHTTEWKAEEILILDEWCEGYCKGIDIDRKAWDSLMELHPDWFNIILLFGTASGYQDLVQRDYTIEQRRSFTNLLKASALNIHRYWCENRRELMERGERPHMISVISIPKAATSRQTARSDSDEQDENEYEDLFLVDSLGPTTEDAFHPLALSPLSTRVTHGGTSVDVHIYRSESESRNGWILEIIDSFGTSTVWDELFPTDSAALAEAFNEIDAHGIESVMGDVPAHVTKH